The Malus domestica chromosome 08, GDT2T_hap1 genomic interval TGATATTCAATACTACAGTTTGGTGATGTTTTTTTTCGTTtagaagtgagaggttttaggttcgaatcttaTGGATGGCAAAtttaataccaaattaggctgtttattgtgtggcttagctaATCCTTCATTTCCctaatgtaaaaatattgatgtacttaaaaaaaaattaaaaataaaataaaccctTCTCTGAAAGTTACATTATCaattcaaaaaaatttcaatttataATTATCATTGTCACCATCAATATCAATATTtagtaacaaagaaaataataattgtcaatTACGTACAACTAAGCAGATGTGATTGGATAAGGTTGTGCAGAAAATGTGCTCGCCCTTTTTCACTAAACTTTAAATCCATCTCGTTTTATATTAGAatggtttttaaaaaaataaaaataaaaacacctTTAAACCatgggagttttaatgaaaaacttgcggcactgttcattttaacaaaaaattacatttttacattaaaaagtcaaacctgttactattcactttatcatttattttatccttattgttaaaattcaaaattttaaacctttttcattatttttcctttCAAACATAGCTAAAGTAAAATAAAGATCAAAATCAATCTTCATTTACgttgcattttttttatatacaaacgATATTCAAGAAGTAAAATAAGCTTAAAacttaaattcaatttttagTGCTAATAAATCACACAATAATAACGAAAATACGGTGAAATGTCCATGTGAGCTCCATTTACGACCGCGTGGAATATTATTCCATTCAACTTGGGCCTATCTGTGCAGGGAAGGATTCCTTTCATCAAATTCGTCGAATTAATAGTTCGGATtcttaaaatttaattcaacggttaaaaacaaagatttctttaaaaattataataactttaattatgggtcaaatttcaAGAATTTCGATTAATTGATTGGGTGAATTTGGATCATCCGTCTAGATTTATTCTGTACCTTCCTTCACTACACGACAAAGTACATTAACGTCACTGCGTATGGGTGCTATGCCTCCGCCGCACCACGTCCGCTGTTGACACCCGCGATTACCGTCACCACCGCACACGCTATTCACACCGAGTGGCAAATCCGCAATAAACCTCGAAACATGACCCCTTTTGTTAAGGCCGGCCTATATATACGCGGAGCTCCGATCCCATTCCCAAATCATCGCGAAAGAATTGAGGTCTGAGAAAACCTAGATTCGCTTCGGAAAACATttgagagaaaaagaagaagaaaatgtcgGAAGAAAAAGTCATCGGCTGCCACTCTGTTGCCGCCTGGACCGAGCACCTCGAGAAGAGCCACGTCAGCAAGAAACTggtatattttcaaattttcaatcgtTTAtttgctacttttttttttctcgtagACGGTAAATTAGTGAATTTGTATTGTTATTTGTAGTTCTGTGATGCTGTGGCTAAAAATCTGTTgggattttgatttttgtttcacCGTTCTGGATTTGCGGCTAAAAATCTTGgtcaaattttcaaaagaaaatgacTGTTCAAACACTTATTTTCACGTTCGtacactcttgttaattttttatgtttttcgtTGAATCTAActgttgaaaattaagaaaatttaaaagagtgaaaaattgatttttttatctGACGGCAGAAAATTGAGAGGTGTGTACTGGGAGCTGTGTGTGAGAAATAGAAATTGACGTGTGGTTTTCAAAATCAAGAACAATAATTGGGTTTGTTGAATCTGAtggttgaaaattaagaaaatttaaaagAGTGAAAAATTAATCTTTTTATCTGACGGCAGAAAATTGAGAGGTGTGTACTGGGAGctgtgtgtgagaaataaaaattaacgtATGGTTTTCAAAATCAAGAACAATAATTGGGTTTGTTGAATCTGAtggttgaaaattaagaaaatttaaAGGAGTGTAAAAAATTGATCTTTTTTATCTGATGGTAAAAAATTAAGAGGTGTATTGGGAGGGGTGcgtgagaaataaaaattggCGTGTAGTTTTCAAAATCAAGAACAATAATTGGGTTTCTTGAATTTGATggtcaaaaattaagaaaattcaAAAGAGTGTAAAAAATTGATCTTTTTTATCTGATGACGGAAAATTAAGAAGTGTGTATTAGGAGGTGtacgtgagaagtaaaaattggTGTGTGGTTTTCAAAATCAAGAACAATAATTGGGGTTTGTTTCATATTCAAGAACAATAATTGGGGTTTGTTGCATATTACAGTTTTGAAAAGATGCAATTTGGGTAATGGTTGGAAGACCTAGGGTTTATGGCTGTTTATTTTGCTCCCTTTATGTTGGGATTGCTTTGGTACATTGCTTAGCCTATTAAATATGTTATAGTTTGTGGTCAATTTTATTCTGAGTCAATAATACAATGTCATGTGTTGTAACGGTCTTATATGACATTCTATTAGTGGTACGAGACTCCATGGTGGCATCCAGGGTGTATATAAGTCTCTCTTCTTGTTTCGTAGCGCTTTTAGATACGTTTTTGGGTTCCAATGTGCTTCCTCAATCGAGCTCATAGATTTTGGTGACGCTTTGGGTTTGAATTTATTAAACTTTTGTCTTAAAGACCGTTTGGAGAATAAAATGTCATTTTTTCACGATTCATTGCTTTAAGCTGCCGACCCCACTTAGCGGGATAGGTTTGGTTGTGGTTTTCATTGCTTTAAGGCTTTATGCTAATGACTGCTTGTGAATTTTTGCATACCAAGTGGTTGATTTCGTGTGTCTTTATACAATGTTTAGCAAATTAAGTTAAAACTAATTTGGTGTATATTTCAATAGATTGTGGTCGACTTCACAGCTACATGGTGTGGACCGTGCCGGTTCATTGCCCCCATCTTCGCGGAGTTGGCCAGGAAGAACCCGGAGGTGACATTCCTAAAGGTGGACGTGGATGAGCTGAAAACTGTTTCCGAGGAGTGGGGAGTGGAGGCAATGCCGACCTTCTTGTTCCTCAAGGAAGGCAAGGTAGTCGACAAGGTTGTGGGTGCTAAGAAAGATGAGTTACAGCTCAAAGTTGCGAAGCATGCAACTGCTGATGAGCCCGCTACTGCTGGTGATCCCGCGACTGCTTCTGCTTAACTTTTCGCGTTATCTTTCGAGAATGTGAACCTCCTACTGTGCTTTGCTAGACGTTTATAACTTTTATGGGTTTCTTCAAGACATATGAATGTTTTATGTATACGACTGATGCCTCATGGCAAGTATCTATGAATGCTTTTATTTTGATGTTAAGATGGCATCACATATATCGCTATTGAGATGAATTTTCGTGACGAATCATATTTAATTGAGATGCTTCGAATTCAATAGTAAGCGTCGGGATTGCCCGTTCCCAATTATGTCGTTTGGGAGTTCATTCGAAATGATAGAAAACGCTTTTATAGAAAATGTCTTCAGGTTTTAGAAACCTGAAGTGCTTTCTATAAGAAGCATATGACTGATGTTTAttagaagcactttaagtgttttttcaagattcacttgcatttttgctaaattggtaccaaaaatatttttactaaaagcacttttagcaATTTAAAAGCATGTCCAAACGAGCCATAGGCCGTAGAACGAGTCAAAATCTGAGCCATCTAATCAAACACAAGGTAAAAGCACGTGCTTGTGTTTTAGTACTTAAGGCAAAAGCACTTGCCTATGCACtcatattttgtgaaaaccaaacattaatgCCTTCAATCTGCCTAGATTTGTATGTTTTATAAAGTACATGGTGTGGTGTGCATATAATGTCATCTGTGTGTTGAGGTTTTTCTCCACCTCCTTTTGCAATATCTTCATGTCCTCGAATTGGCTTCATCGGTCGTAACTTCTGTCGAACAAACAGCTTCAACAGACAGCCGCTTGAGTACGTTCGGACATGGATCTGTCTCGAAGGCGCTATTCGATACAGCAACTGAGCAACTCTCGCGGCCGATACAATTCTGCAAAACATGTTAACGGATATTAGTAAACCTGTGTGTGTGGaaggacaagaaaagaaaagagtaaAAGATTATAGATGGGGAAATGCCTTCTCCACAACGGCGTGTGAGTTGCTCGAGTGACATGTTCCTTGCTGGAAACTCCCACAAGTTCCGCTAGGAGTTCCGAAACTTGCAAACTTAATGCTCGAGATAGACTGCCCTGGTGCACAATGCAGATGAACCTGAGCCTGATGAAGCGTTTTAGAATCTTCATTAGCCTCGACATCAAAATTTTCAGCGTTCGGGTGGTTCTCATGTAAGTCACCACATACACCGGTCACTGATCTCCTCACTAGGGTTATCTTCGATGGATCTCCGCCTAGTTCCTCAAACACTACCACCAAATTTTGCGTTGGCTTTAACCATGAACGAGGAACATGGTACCATCGTTGAGTTGGTCGGCCACAGTGAAGTTGACATTTCGTGGGTCGGAATGTCCCAATGTAACTGCACGAACTGCAGTCGCCTTTGGCATAAGCCATCCAGTATCTACCGATGCTTTGCCCATTGATCCATACTTGTCCCTTTCCCATCCTCCTCATGTCCAACGCCAACGGCTCGTTTCCTCCAGGTGCATTGAAATAAGCCTGCACAATCCGAGATAACATTTAGTTTAGCTTCCAAAGCCAAATGCTTGACTAATTTTCATCACCATCTCGAGATCCTTACCTTGTACCATTTCAACGTCTGCTTGGTTTGAGTAGCTTGTGACCTTCGAATCCAACCAACCGATGATGCTCCGTTTGGAGAGACCAAATTCATTGCTTCTCCCTTAAGGCCGACCTGTTTGAAAGATTTTAACGAGATCAAAACCTCAGCGAAAGGTAGAGAGGGTAAGAATAACAAGTGACAGAAATGTATATTCGGCAGGTTGTCTGACCTTGTTGAACCACTTATGCAATGTTAAGTCTTTCTTTCCGTTGCCAAGACCATCCAGAAAAACCGGACCTTGGATTCCTGTTTTCCATGACTCATAATGCAACCCGACattcttcaacaccaaaacaaagaGTTTATGAGTTCGTTTACGGGCATCATCATTGAGTTTATGTGCACAAGTTTTTTGGAGTCAATGAGCTATGACTCTATGAGTAAGGCTCTAACCGGTAATCCAACAGCCATGCTGAGCAGTGCAATTCTGTTTATTCCAGCGCGAAGGTTGACTGGTTCAGCAAATGTAAATTGCCTCTGCTCCCTAGTTCCAAACGCCGACCCTgtagaaaattatgacaatgtTTTAATTCCAGTGGAGAGTATATTCCTGCTTGCTGTTGGATAACAAAAATTTGACAGCATACCTGAAAACTGTCCGTTGACGAAGACATGGAGGGCATGGCCAGCTGACTGCACAGTAAGAGTAGGCTTTTTTCCTCCGCTGAGGTCTGAAGAACTGATGTCAACACTGAATAGCATGGAAACCGAAAATGTCAAAGTGTGACATAGCTTAAGAAACGATTTTTGAAAGAAAGGATTGCGTGGCTGCTCACTTCGTCATGTACCACAGATAGTCACTAGTATCTCTAGTAACATTTATCTGCTCAATAAGTCCGACAGCTGGTATGCTCGATCTCTCGTGTACAGAAGAGATATCTTCATCGTAAGCCTGCCATGAAAACAACCGACTGTTCGTTGGGATCATCTGCACATGTGATGTTTGAACTCCCACCTTGATGGAAAGCCAGTTGTATCAGTAAATTGAGAGATAGAGATACGAATTTATGAATAAAAGGACTCGCAATACGAGCGCCAACATCTTTGCTTACCTTTGCAGTGTTGTATACTTCATTCCTGCAATCAGGAAGGATGCTAACAGACCAAGGAGGCAAATCATAGTGCTTGTTGTTAAAAGTCACCCTTGCTTCTACTGAATGGAAGTTTGAGAGAAACGCTGCGCAGCTTCTCGGTCCTGAATTGAATACATAAGCCTGGAAGATAACCAAGATATGTAAAGATTTTTCCGTAAGGTTGATAATGTAGCAGGGATCGTGCAATTGATGCAAGAAATTATGCGCATTCAAGAAGCCAAACCTGATGATAGGTTCCGAGTGAAGTGACTGTAGGCTCTGAAGAGAGTAAAGAATGTTCACATAATTTGATAGCCTTGTGAAGCTCCTTCAGATGACCGTATTTCGGTTGTCTGATCAAACCTAAAAACAGTTGGGTGATTAGTTCCATGTACGATCATGAGACAGAAATCGAAAATCAACTGTATTTTGAATTCATCGAAAAAATTTAGACTTTCATACTAAATTTGTACCGTATTCATCAATGGGGGCATCATAGTCGTAACTGGTTGTGATGAAGGGGCCTCCAGCAGTGCGTCCAAAGTTTGTTCCTCCATGATACTGTCATAAACCATAAACGGCGAAACTCAAATTTTCAGCCGGCACTCTTTTAAAACTAGGAACTGATGAACAAGGAAACTAACCATGTAGTAATTCACAAATGAGCCGCCCCTTTGTATGAATCGAGCAACTGCGAATGCTAAATCTTGAACAGGTCGATGGTGAATTGTGCCACCAAACTCCGTAAACCTGATAAAATTTTGTTGCATTGATGGAAAATTAGAAGAATGAGCATTAATACACTCGGCTAAATTCCGAACATTGGTTAAGATCGACTTACCAGCCGCTCCAAGCTTCCGTCCACATGGTAGGCTTGTAAGGTTTGTTGGGAGTGAATCCATCGCAGTAAAAACCGTTGCATGCATTGATCTGTAACCAAGATATAGTAACATCGAGAAAGGATTACGAGCATCAGagttatccaatccaatccaatcctagcgcaccaagaaaaccaaaatcaaaaaaGACAGCTAACCATAGGGTCCGGGGCATCATCTTCCTTGCACATCACCCATGGTACTCCCGTATCCAATCCAACCGCCATTTTAGCAGCCCAGTTAATGTAGTTCTGTCCAGCAGCTCCAAGTGCCTTCCGCTCCGGTCCATACTCATTCTCAATCTGCACAACACAAAATTCAAAGATCGAGTCGAACAAGTTCATCAaagaattcaaacatttccaagcAAATGTAGTCGAATTCCAGCGGATCAAGTTAATCGAAACTCGAATACATTACCTGGGAAAGGATGATAGGACCACCTTGTGATGCAAATAGCTTCTCATTTTTCATCATCTGGACAATCTTCTGGGTAAACCCTTGCATTGCCATCTTCAcccacaaaacaaaaagaacaaaGTTCTAAACTACTGTAATCTACGGAAAAGGGACGAGCACACTGCTCTAGCCAACTCACCTAATCCACGTCTGTCTGCGACTAACCCTCTGATTTCATcaaaatctaacaaaatctagaTCTTTCAGTAGAAAAATTTCAAGAAGAAAAATACCTTGAATGGCTCATTATCTGTTCTGAAACTGATGCCAGGTACATATTTCAGCCAAACAGGAAACCCTCTGCACAAATGGGAGTCAAAATTTAAGAACTAAAGTTAAAAGATAATAAATATGGAATATcagaaaaactaaaataaataaacaattctGATATCTGAAGCATTTATTCCTCACTGCATCAGACAGAATGCAGATATAACTCTAGCAAAAATAAACTATAGGGATTTATGAATACGGACTGCCAGCTGTCGACTATCTAAcgctttcttcctcctttttttatCCGGATTTGAGACCAACATCGTAAGATAAACGAAGTTTCTAAcaaaaatagataaataaatgaaagggaAAGTACGGTACCCAAAATTCCACTCTGCACAAACATAAGGTCCAATGCGCAGATGAAGAAAAAGCCCTGCTTTCTGTACTGTCTTTATGAACCGTACCAGATCGTATCTCCCTTCAAAATAATactgaaaaatacaaaattattaaaaaaggaaaataggaagaaaaaaaaaactaaaatttgaacAATTAAGTGAAAATTAATAGGAGTAGGTAGGAGTAGTAGTAAAAATAGTACGTTGCCAGGAGAAGGTTCATGGCCGTTCCAGAAAACGTAGGTATCGATCACATCCAAGCCTCCATCTTTGGCTTTCTGTATGAGGCCTTCCCACATCTACAGAAAAACCCAATTGCCAATTCATGATTTCTCAAAaagaccacaaaaaaaaaaatcacaaaattcaCATTTTTATGATTTTGGGATAGTGAAGGACAGAAGTACTGTAAGTGATTTTCGCACTCTTTTTTCTGCATATGCACAATGGccgtgtttattttttaaactttgtattaaataaatcaaacgaGAATTAAAAGACATAAATAAATAGAATTGTGTGAGATGAGAAAACTAGAGTGCAGAAATCATTTTCCAGacaaaaaatgagagagagagagagagagagagaaatactTCAGGGGTACTTCTGGGATAGTGAATGGATCCAGAAATGAGCAATCTTCTTTGGCCATTGATGAGAATGGCCTTCTTGTCGTAGGTGACGGTGGTGCAGTGGATCAGCTCGGAAGCTATGAACAATGTCATCGTCAAGAACAAAACTAAGAGCTTGGAAACCGAGTGAGTTTCCATCTCTGGAAATGTTGGAGGGAAATTTGAAcctagaaaatgtgtttgtgtgtgtgtgtggaaacTGGAAAGAGGAAAGGCAGAgtgggtgagagagagaagttCTGAGCTT includes:
- the LOC103440293 gene encoding thioredoxin H-type, which codes for MSEEKVIGCHSVAAWTEHLEKSHVSKKLIVVDFTATWCGPCRFIAPIFAELARKNPEVTFLKVDVDELKTVSEEWGVEAMPTFLFLKEGKVVDKVVGAKKDELQLKVAKHATADEPATAGDPATASA
- the LOC103440292 gene encoding beta-galactosidase 5-like translates to METHSVSKLLVLFLTMTLFIASELIHCTTVTYDKKAILINGQRRLLISGSIHYPRSTPEMWEGLIQKAKDGGLDVIDTYVFWNGHEPSPGNYYFEGRYDLVRFIKTVQKAGLFLHLRIGPYVCAEWNFGGFPVWLKYVPGISFRTDNEPFKMAMQGFTQKIVQMMKNEKLFASQGGPIILSQIENEYGPERKALGAAGQNYINWAAKMAVGLDTGVPWVMCKEDDAPDPMINACNGFYCDGFTPNKPYKPTMWTEAWSGWFTEFGGTIHHRPVQDLAFAVARFIQRGGSFVNYYMYHGGTNFGRTAGGPFITTSYDYDAPIDEYGLIRQPKYGHLKELHKAIKLCEHSLLSSEPTVTSLGTYHQAYVFNSGPRSCAAFLSNFHSVEARVTFNNKHYDLPPWSVSILPDCRNEVYNTAKVGVQTSHVQMIPTNSRLFSWQAYDEDISSVHERSSIPAVGLIEQINVTRDTSDYLWYMTNVDISSSDLSGGKKPTLTVQSAGHALHVFVNGQFSGSAFGTREQRQFTFAEPVNLRAGINRIALLSMAVGLPNVGLHYESWKTGIQGPVFLDGLGNGKKDLTLHKWFNKVGLKGEAMNLVSPNGASSVGWIRRSQATQTKQTLKWYKAYFNAPGGNEPLALDMRRMGKGQVWINGQSIGRYWMAYAKGDCSSCSYIGTFRPTKCQLHCGRPTQRWYHVPRSWLKPTQNLVVVFEELGGDPSKITLVRRSVTGVCGDLHENHPNAENFDVEANEDSKTLHQAQVHLHCAPGQSISSIKFASFGTPSGTCGSFQQGTCHSSNSHAVVEKNCIGRESCSVAVSNSAFETDPCPNVLKRLSVEAVCSTEVTTDEANSRT